A window of Nicotiana tabacum cultivar K326 chromosome 24, ASM71507v2, whole genome shotgun sequence contains these coding sequences:
- the LOC142178232 gene encoding uncharacterized protein LOC142178232, with amino-acid sequence MDVCVFVGYPKWTIGGLFYCPKEKKIIVSTSAKFLEEDYLMNHVPRSKLVLQELSKGMETQSSEKQNDKMQTQEVNFEIPLHFSSGINVNRLDVPQEQVPEIILPQSSWSYVEQTAQYDEVVDIPVDSMETHIPDNDVVQPQDHNGIVATDIVRSRSGKEIRQLVRYTLLGESYDRIPEEPTFEPINYDQALHDKDVDKWVAYMKSEMGSMYSNQVWDLVELPDGVKPSGCKWIYKKKRGVDGKVQILKARLVAKGFTKKEGIDYEETFSPVAMLKSIRILLSIAAHYDYEIWKMDVKTTSLKDILMSASI; translated from the coding sequence ATGGATGTATGTGTGTTTGTGGGTTATCCAAAATGGACGATAGGTGGTTTATTCTATtgtccaaaagaaaagaagataatTGTTAGCACAAGTGCCAAGTTTCTTGAAGAGGActatttgatgaaccatgttcctagaagtaaacttgTTTTACAAGAACTTAGCAAAGGAATGGAAACTCAGTCATCTGAAAAACAAAACGACAAGATGCAAACCCAGGAAGTCAATTTTGAGATACCATTGCATTTTAGTAGTGGGATAAATGTCAATAGACTTGATGTCCCGCAAGAACAAGTGCCCGAAATCATACTACCACAAAGTAGTTGGAGTTATGTTGAGCAAACTGCACAATATGATGAAGTCGTTGATATCCCTGTGGATAGCATGGAGACTCATATTCCTGATAATGATGTAGTTCAACCACAAGATCATAATGGTATAGTTGCAACTGATATAGTGCGTAGTCGTAGTGGGAAAGAAATAAGACAACTGGTTCGTTATACGctcttgggagaatcatatgataGGATCCCTGAGGAGCCAACTTTTGAACCTATCAATTACGACCAAGCACTACATGATAAAGATGTTGATAAGTGGGTTGCTTATATGAAATCAGAGATGGGGTCTATGTACTCTAATCAAGTCTGGGATCTTGTAGAACTACCTGATGGGGTTAAACCCAGTGGATGTAAGTggatctataagaaaaagagaggcgtaGATGGAAAAGTGCAAATTCTTAAAGCAAGGCTTGTAGCGAAAGGGTTTACTAAAAAAGAAGGGATCGATTATGAGGAAACTTTCTCGCCGGTAGCCATGCTTAAGTCTATTAGGATTCTCTTATCCATTGCTGCTCAttatgattatgagatttggaaaatgGATGTCAAGACAACTTCCTTAAAGGACATCTTGATGAGTGCATCTATATGA
- the LOC142178233 gene encoding secreted RxLR effector protein 161-like — protein MKAVPYASVVGSLMYAMLCTRPDICFVVGVVSRFQSNLGREHWTAVKHIIKYLKMTRDYMLVYHSDALMPIGYIDSDFQSDRDSRKFTSKNVFTLGGGAISWRSIKQTCVTDSTMEAKYVAASEAAKEVVWLGNFLRELGVVSSIQAPITLYYDNSGAVANSKEPRSHKRAKQIEHKYHLIREIVQRGNVVIAKIASENNLADPFTKSLPQKTFDRNVDGMSVRIVNACL, from the coding sequence ATGAAGGCGGTCCCCTATGCATCTGTTGTGGGGAGTCTGATGTATGCCATgttatgtactagacctgatatctgCTTTGTCGTTGGCGTTGTTAGCAGATTTCAGTCTAATCTTGGGAGAGAGCATTGGACAGCGGTTAAGCATATAATCAAGTACCTGAAAATGACTAGGGATTATATGCTAGTCTACCATTCGGATGCCCTTATGCCTATTGGGTATATTGATTCGGATTTTCAGTCAGATAGAGATTCTAGAAAGTTTACCTCAAAAAATGTGTTTACTCTAGGAGGTGGAGCCATAAGTTGGAGGAGCATCAAGCAAACTTGTGTTACTGATTCCACCATGGAAGCCAAATATGTGGCAGCCTCTGAGGCAGCCAAAGAGGTGGTTTGGCTCGGGAACTTCCTAAGAGAGTTAGGTGTGGTTTCCTCGATTCAAGCACCAATAACACTTTATTATGATAATAGTGGTGCGGTTGCAAATTCGAAGGAGCCACGAAGCCATAAAAGAGCAAAGCAGATTGAGCataaatatcatttaattcgtgagaTAGTACAAAGAGGGAATGTAGTAATCGCCAAGATTGCGTCGGAAAACAACTTGGCAGACCCGTTTACTAAAAGCTTGCCACAGAAGACTTTTGATAGGAATGTAGACGGAATGAGTGTCAGAATTGTAAACGCATGCTTataa